From Candidatus Pedobacter colombiensis, one genomic window encodes:
- a CDS encoding two-component regulator propeller domain-containing protein, which produces MRVLLTVMLSCFFMRSFAQLSFDHLSVTNGLSQSTVLSICKDSRGYMWFGTRDCLNRYDGRGVKIYHSDPGDPSTISSEDYIYALLEDKKQNLWIGTQNGLNRYIPEKDAFERIPYDLKDPNSISDKIVLSMFADSKGRVWFGTNLGLSMLENAASRKFKKFFQKDGLAGNSIYAVFEDSKGGIWIGTTEGLTRMSLKNGKYTFTTFRNNPTDHRSISGNFIRTIAEDKQGRIWIGTDNDGLNLFVPETQSFLRFKYSLADTYGISNNIVRKITVSKKGELWVATMNGLNILDPHTFRFTSFKHDSDNRKSLSDNSIKDIYEDNQGSVWVGTMFGGVNVTHSNTIPFMVYKYSKYRNSISSDIISVIAGDEKENLWIGTEGQGLNYFNTKTGEFKKYVNDPRDPGSLGNNTIKAIFKDSKNRIWVGLFQGGLELFNPVTGKFKHYTHDADNPNSLSYGYVSSIAEDAEGRLLIGTSSKGLNVFDPQLERFSVISDLPGSKPRLSSSYIRLAYTDSKKNLWVGTPRGLNLLNYQSSQFKHFFKSKDKDSLRSSQINCVKEDHLHNIWIGSLRGGLSLFHPKTNSFTTYTKADGMASDNIIDILEDNEGNLWLSTDRGLTKFDKQRKFFKNYNITDGLPANEFNFNSAYKDKSGKLYFGSYNGLVTFTPRDIKENTYVPKVVFSGLKLFNKPVAINGPDHLLKEDISFTKEITFSAGQNIFTIDFLALSYIQPQRNKYAYKLEGFEKDWNYVSIPSATYTNLPSGKYRFLVKGSNNDGLWNDKPASLEIRILPPVWRTWWAYLLYFIAGTVLLYFVLRFTRRQQRLESELYYEHLNNERQQELYQMKLDFFTRISHEIRTPLTLIFAPLEKLIKLTKENNTVNQQLVGIKRNTDRLLRLISELLDFRKIETGHAKLQVSEHELVAFCRNIYDAYKSLAEIKNIDYSFSCTEPQIPVYFDVSQMEKVFYNILSNAFKYTPDGGKISFSVRLEKEQVKVVIADTGIGIPAAAQEKIFTNFYQVKSDAVTAEGWGIGLALVKNIVDLHKGEISVSSVPAINGKDGGTSLTVAILLGRAHFTDDEMLNPDVVMKAVGDISISTVAEADEERESVAGEKKYTILVVEDNDELRGFIVQSLQNTYHILEAVNGLEGWEIAITHVPDVIVSDVTMPELNGLELCIRLKKEERTNHIPVIMLTAMASQLHQVNGLEAGANIYITKPFSIQVLELSVRNILQGREELKQKYMRQVMLTPRKLETESPEEKFLNRLMLLIEENMEDPDFNVGSLVDNIGMSQTVLYKKIKAITGLSITDFIKSQRLKRAAQLLSENKLNIAEVAYSVGFNDRKYFSKEFRKQFGVAPSDYHQKTD; this is translated from the coding sequence ATGCGAGTATTATTAACCGTAATGCTCAGCTGCTTTTTCATGCGCTCATTTGCCCAATTATCCTTTGATCATCTATCGGTAACCAATGGACTGTCTCAAAGTACAGTATTATCTATCTGCAAAGACAGCAGGGGATACATGTGGTTTGGTACCCGTGATTGTCTGAACCGTTATGATGGAAGAGGGGTTAAAATTTATCATTCAGATCCTGGTGATCCTTCAACAATCAGCTCCGAAGATTACATCTATGCACTTTTAGAAGATAAAAAGCAAAACTTATGGATCGGTACTCAAAACGGATTGAATAGGTATATCCCCGAGAAAGATGCTTTTGAACGCATCCCTTATGATCTTAAAGATCCGAATAGCATCAGTGACAAGATTGTACTATCAATGTTTGCCGATAGCAAAGGAAGAGTCTGGTTTGGTACCAATCTGGGTTTAAGTATGTTGGAGAATGCTGCTTCGAGGAAGTTTAAAAAGTTTTTTCAAAAAGATGGGCTCGCAGGAAATTCTATATATGCAGTTTTTGAAGATAGTAAAGGTGGTATTTGGATAGGTACTACAGAAGGGCTGACCCGGATGAGCTTAAAAAATGGCAAATACACATTTACTACATTTCGTAACAATCCTACGGATCATAGGAGCATAAGTGGAAATTTTATAAGAACCATCGCTGAGGATAAACAAGGAAGAATATGGATAGGAACAGACAATGATGGATTAAATCTCTTTGTGCCGGAAACACAGTCTTTTCTTCGTTTTAAATATAGTCTTGCCGATACCTATGGTATAAGTAACAATATTGTCCGTAAAATAACAGTAAGTAAAAAGGGTGAGCTATGGGTTGCTACCATGAACGGGCTGAATATTTTAGACCCTCATACCTTTCGATTTACCAGCTTTAAGCACGATTCGGATAACCGTAAGAGCTTAAGTGATAACTCTATTAAAGATATTTACGAAGACAACCAAGGTTCTGTATGGGTAGGCACTATGTTTGGCGGCGTAAATGTAACACACAGCAATACCATTCCTTTCATGGTATATAAATACAGTAAATATCGGAATAGCATTAGTAGCGATATTATAAGTGTGATTGCCGGAGATGAAAAAGAAAACCTGTGGATTGGTACCGAAGGGCAGGGACTTAATTATTTCAATACCAAAACCGGCGAATTTAAAAAGTATGTGAATGATCCACGTGATCCGGGTAGCTTAGGTAACAATACCATTAAGGCTATATTTAAAGATAGTAAGAACCGGATTTGGGTAGGCTTGTTTCAGGGTGGACTTGAGCTTTTTAATCCCGTTACGGGAAAGTTCAAACACTATACTCATGATGCTGATAATCCCAATTCTTTAAGCTATGGTTATGTGAGTAGTATTGCTGAAGATGCTGAGGGACGTTTATTGATTGGGACCTCATCAAAAGGATTAAATGTATTTGATCCGCAACTGGAGCGCTTTTCGGTGATTAGTGATCTTCCAGGCTCAAAACCTCGGTTAAGCAGTAGTTACATTCGTTTAGCTTATACCGATTCAAAGAAAAACTTATGGGTAGGTACGCCTAGAGGACTTAATTTACTTAACTATCAAAGCTCGCAGTTTAAGCATTTCTTTAAAAGTAAGGATAAGGATAGTCTGAGATCCAGTCAGATTAATTGTGTCAAAGAGGATCATTTGCATAATATTTGGATAGGATCTTTGCGAGGTGGACTTAGTCTTTTTCATCCTAAAACCAATTCTTTTACTACCTATACCAAAGCAGACGGTATGGCTAGTGATAATATTATTGATATTTTAGAGGATAATGAGGGGAACTTGTGGTTGAGTACAGACCGTGGCTTGACTAAGTTTGATAAGCAACGGAAGTTCTTTAAAAACTATAACATTACGGACGGCTTACCGGCTAATGAATTCAATTTTAACTCGGCTTACAAGGATAAAAGTGGAAAGCTTTATTTTGGTAGTTACAATGGATTAGTGACTTTTACACCCCGTGATATTAAGGAGAATACTTATGTGCCGAAAGTTGTATTTTCCGGTTTAAAATTATTTAACAAACCGGTCGCTATCAATGGCCCGGATCATTTGTTAAAAGAGGACATTAGCTTCACCAAAGAGATTACATTTTCGGCAGGGCAGAATATTTTTACCATTGATTTCTTGGCATTAAGCTACATACAGCCACAGCGTAACAAGTATGCCTATAAGTTGGAAGGCTTTGAAAAGGACTGGAATTATGTAAGCATTCCATCAGCAACCTATACCAACCTGCCATCCGGTAAGTATAGGTTTTTAGTAAAGGGGAGTAATAATGATGGCCTTTGGAACGATAAGCCAGCCAGTCTGGAGATTCGTATTTTACCCCCGGTATGGCGTACCTGGTGGGCATACCTGCTCTATTTTATTGCAGGTACTGTACTACTTTATTTCGTATTGCGCTTTACCCGTAGACAACAGAGACTGGAATCGGAGTTGTATTATGAACATCTGAACAACGAGCGGCAGCAGGAGCTCTACCAGATGAAGCTCGATTTCTTTACCCGGATATCTCACGAAATCCGTACACCACTTACCTTGATCTTTGCACCACTTGAAAAGCTAATCAAACTAACCAAGGAAAACAATACAGTTAACCAACAGTTGGTAGGGATTAAGAGGAATACAGACAGGTTGCTGCGGTTGATTAGTGAATTGCTGGACTTTAGGAAGATCGAAACAGGACATGCCAAATTGCAGGTTTCGGAGCATGAGCTGGTTGCCTTTTGTCGCAACATTTATGATGCTTACAAGAGTTTGGCCGAGATTAAAAATATAGATTATAGCTTTAGCTGTACTGAACCGCAAATCCCGGTATATTTTGATGTCAGCCAGATGGAGAAAGTGTTTTATAACATCCTTTCCAATGCGTTTAAATATACCCCTGATGGGGGTAAAATAAGCTTTTCTGTTCGTTTGGAAAAGGAGCAGGTAAAGGTGGTGATTGCTGATACCGGTATAGGTATCCCTGCAGCAGCACAAGAAAAGATATTTACCAATTTTTATCAGGTGAAATCGGATGCTGTTACAGCCGAAGGTTGGGGGATTGGTTTGGCATTGGTTAAAAATATTGTAGATCTGCATAAAGGAGAGATCTCGGTTTCCAGCGTGCCTGCTATCAATGGAAAAGACGGTGGAACGAGTTTGACTGTTGCCATTTTACTGGGCAGAGCTCATTTTACTGACGACGAAATGCTGAACCCGGATGTGGTTATGAAGGCTGTTGGCGACATTTCTATATCAACGGTAGCCGAAGCTGATGAGGAAAGGGAGTCTGTAGCCGGAGAGAAAAAATATACCATTCTGGTTGTAGAGGATAATGACGAATTAAGAGGATTTATTGTACAATCGTTGCAGAATACTTATCACATTCTGGAAGCAGTTAATGGATTAGAGGGCTGGGAAATAGCCATAACGCATGTTCCTGACGTGATTGTTAGTGATGTGACGATGCCTGAGTTGAACGGCCTGGAACTTTGTATCAGATTAAAAAAGGAAGAAAGAACCAATCACATCCCGGTAATCATGCTTACCGCCATGGCATCACAGCTACACCAGGTTAATGGATTAGAGGCTGGAGCTAACATTTACATTACTAAACCTTTCAGTATTCAGGTTTTGGAACTGAGTGTACGTAATATTTTACAGGGGCGCGAAGAGCTTAAGCAGAAATACATGCGTCAGGTGATGCTGACCCCAAGGAAGCTTGAAACCGAATCACCTGAGGAGAAGTTTTTAAATAGGCTGATGCTTTTAATTGAGGAGAATATGGAAGATCCTGATTTTAATGTAGGTAGCCTGGTTGATAATATTGGGATGAGTCAGACTGTACTGTACAAAAAGATCAAAGCCATCACGGGTTTATCTATCACAGATTTTATCAAATCTCAGCGATTAAAAAGGGCAGCCCAGCTATTGTCTGAAAATAAATTGAATATTGCTGAAGTCGCTTACTCTGTTGGTTTTAATGATAGAAAGTATTTTAGTAAAGAGTTTCGTAAACAATTTGGGGTAGCCCCATCAGACTATCATCAAAAAACAGATTAG